The sequence TGATTCGCACCAGCCGCTTGGTCATATGAGCGCTATACGCCACGGTGACAATCAAATGTGCCGCCACCAGAGCCGAGAGCACGGGAACGCGATGGCGAGGCAACTGGCAAACGAGCCACCACAAGCAAACCACTAGTACCGGCAGGAGAGGCAATAAGTATCGCGCCCCCTGGTCCGATGGATAGATGATATACAACGCCAGGTACCAGGGAGACATGAGCAGCAGTGCGCTCCGCTTCTCGCGCGCCACCCGCCACCAGGCCCAAGCCAACCCACAAACCAGCGGTAGGTAAACCGCCATGTTGATATTCCACCAGCGAAACGGCGGCGCGTACGCCTTGAACATACCTGGTACCAGCAAGCGTCCCATTTCGCTTGCCCGCACACGGACGCCTTCGATCACTTGGGCGACGAGCGACTTGTCAGCCACCTTGAACTCGTGGAGGTACGTCGCACTTTCCTGCACTCCTACCTGCGCAGCGGTTTGCGCTTCGTACGCTAGTAGAGCCAGGGTCGCGAGCGCAGCCGGCGTGCCGGCCAGCACCGTGCTACCAATCGCTTGTCGCCATGAGGTCTGTCCCTGCCAGGCCTGCCGAACGGCCACAATGGCATAGCCGCACACGACCATGACGCCAACCGGCCGAAGCATGGCGAGCGCCGCTGTCATCGCACCCACCAGCGCGCCCCACTTCAGCGTTTCGCGCGCCGTGTTCGTGGACGCCAGACGGTCCATGGCGTTAACCGTCCAGATCAACAGCGCCATAAAGGGGATCTCGCTCATCGTCGAGCGGGCGTGCAGCCAGAGGCTGATATTCACCATCGTCAGCGCCGTGATCCACAGTTCGTTGCCTACGAACCAGCGGCGTGCCCAAATGAACAGGCCGAGCATGAACGCCACGGCATAGACCCAATTCACGGCCAGCAAAAGGACCAGCGGACGCTCGCCGAAAAGAAACACGGGGCTGACAAGGGCGGAATACCCGGGAGCATAGTGCAGCTTCGGCGAACCAAGATTCGTCACCGGGCCGCCACGGGACATGCTGCGCGCAATCGACAGATATCCGGCCCCGTCGGGCGTCGGATTCCAAAGCGGAAGAATCTGCGTGGCTAGTAGCGCCGCCAAGAGCGACATGACGACCGCCGGGCGCCGGCACAATCTGAGAATCGTAACCTGCCACGCGCGCATGAAATCAGACCCTCGAACCGAACGTCGTACACCCAAGGCGACCGCGCGGTCTCACCGCGGTCGGAATGCCGGGCAGGGATCGTAGCCCGCGGTAACCATTGGGTAAAGCTCACTCGCGCCCCCCTGCGCAGCCCGCGCGCATCGGACTGTCGACGCCCCCGGCGCGAGTCACGGATCACCGAGACATAACATATTGTCAAATAATTACTTATGGTGCTTTTCGTCGAGCTATTCCGGGTGTAATCGCCGTTGACTCTGGGCATCTATTGAGCGATACTTCGAGCGGAGATCGTCCTGGAAAGGACGTGTCTCAATCTGCCCAGATCTTCTTTTCCCGTAGTGGTTTCGGGGTTTTCCATGGCGACTGCCGAGCACGTTGACCTGCGCACATACTCGCTCGACGTTGCACGCCGGGCATTGGCGGCCAGCCAGTGCCTCGCCACGGTTTCGGGCGATATCAAGCAGCGCTGGTTGCGACGTGGTGCAGCGCTATTGCGTGCGCGCGGCAAGGAGCTTGCCGCCGCGAATGCGCAAGACCTCGCAGCGGCGCCGGGTTTTGGTCTTTCGCCTGCACAGACAGATCGCTTGCGGTTGACCCCCGCCGTAATCGAATCGATGGCCGTGGGATTAGAAGAAGTCGCTGCACTGCCGGAGCCTATCGGCGAGGTCATCGAATCCAGCATTCGCCCCAACGGGCTTGAGGTGTTAAAGATCCGCGTGCCGCTGGGCGTCGTGTTTTTCATTTATGAATCGCGACCGAATGTTACTGCAGACGCAGCGGCGATTTGCGTGAAGAGCGGCAACGCCGTGATTTTGCGCGGCGGCAAGGAAGCGGCGAACTCCAATCGCGCCGTGGCAGACTTGCTGGCCGAAGCGGCCGCCGAAGTTGGCCTGCCCGAGGATGTGGTGCAGCTCGTCTCGACGACCGATCGCGCGGCGGTTGGGCATTTTCTGGCGCTCGACGAGTACATCAGCGTGGCCATTCCTCGTGGTGGAGAGGGGCTGATCCGGCGCGTCGTCGCCGAAGCCAAGATGCCGGTCATCAAGCACTTCACCGGAAACTGCCACGTTTATGTAGACGCGGCTGCTGATCTCGACATGGCCCTGCAAATATTGATCAACTCGAAATGCCACCGTTTGGGCGTTTGCAATGCCGCCGAGTCTTTGGTGGTTCATGCCCTGGTGGCAAATGAATTCCTGCCTCGCGCAGCGACACAATTGGCCAAGCACGGTATCGAAATTCGCGGCGACGAGCGTACCCGCGAGCTGGTTGCTTCGGCTCATGAAGCTACGTCCGAAGATTATGCTACCGAGTACCTGGGACCGACCATTTCCGTGCGCGTCGTCGGGTCGCTCGACGAGGCAATCGAGCATATTAATCGATACGGATCGCGACATACTGACGCAATCGTTACCCGCGATCTG is a genomic window of Pirellulales bacterium containing:
- a CDS encoding glutamate-5-semialdehyde dehydrogenase, which produces MATAEHVDLRTYSLDVARRALAASQCLATVSGDIKQRWLRRGAALLRARGKELAAANAQDLAAAPGFGLSPAQTDRLRLTPAVIESMAVGLEEVAALPEPIGEVIESSIRPNGLEVLKIRVPLGVVFFIYESRPNVTADAAAICVKSGNAVILRGGKEAANSNRAVADLLAEAAAEVGLPEDVVQLVSTTDRAAVGHFLALDEYISVAIPRGGEGLIRRVVAEAKMPVIKHFTGNCHVYVDAAADLDMALQILINSKCHRLGVCNAAESLVVHALVANEFLPRAATQLAKHGIEIRGDERTRELVASAHEATSEDYATEYLGPTISVRVVGSLDEAIEHINRYGSRHTDAIVTRDLEAARRFTAAVDSAAVMVNASTRFNDGAAFGLGAEIGISTDKLHARGPCGVKELTSYKYVVYGNGQIRE